The DNA window GACGGTGGTCAGCGCCCCGGCCAGCACCCCGGAAGGAAGAAGAAGCGTCCAGAGCAGCACGTCGGCACCTCCTGTTCCCTCAAGAACTAGGAGCCGCGCCGTCATCCGGCCAATCGATTGTTTGGAACGCTGCTATCAACATCGCTGATGCTGGACGAGCTGAAGCACTTCCTCCTCATCGTCGACCACGGCACGTTCACCGAGGCCGCGAGGCGGGCTCACCTGTCCCAGCCGGCCTTGACCGCCTCCGTGCACCGCCTCGAAGGCTGGTTCGGCGCGCGCCTTCTCTCGCGGGGACCCGGCGGAGCGGCCCCGACGGCGGCCGGCGCGGCGCTCGTGCCCCGGGCCAGGGCTGCCCTCGCTGCGGTGGAGGACGGTCGCCGCGCCGTCGCCGAGATCGAAGGATTGCACGCTGGCGAAGTGCGCCTCGGCGCGGGCGCGACGGCTTGCACGTACTTCCTGCCGCCCGTCCTCGCGAAGTTCAGGGCCAAGCACCCCGCCGTCCGCTTCCTGCTCCGCGAAGCGACCGCCGACGAGGTGCTCTCCGCCTTGCACGAAGGCACCCTCGACCTCGGCCTCGTGGTCTCGGACGAGGGCGAACTCTGGCGCGAAGACGAGCTGATCCTCGTCGCCTCCCCCGCGCTCGCCTCCCCCGAACGAGCGCCCTTCGTCACGTTCGGCCGCGGCTCGTCGACGCGGACCCTCCTGGAGCAGCACTTCCCGGGCGCGCAGGTGGTGATGGAACTCGGCAGCATCGCGTCCGTGAAGGGCAACGTGCGTGCGGGCATCGGGATCGCCCTCGTCAGCCGCCAGGCCGTGGAGCACGACCTCTCCGTCGGCCGGCTCGTGGAGGTCCCTCACCCCGCGACCCCCATCGTGCGACCGCTACGGATCGTGCACCGCGGCCTCGACCGCCTCCCCCCCGCGGCGGCCAGACTGCGCGCGATGTTGCTCGCGCGGCGGCAGCCTTCCGGATAGCGTCGAGAGCACCGTGAGAATCGCTCATCGAACCCGGTTTGCCATGCTGATCGCGCCGGCGATCGTGGGGTGTGGGCTGGAGAGCCTGGGCCCCGAGCCGCTGCAACTCGAGCCGGGCTGCAACCCGCTCACCACCAGCGAAGAGTGCCTCTACCCTTACCCCAGCGCGTTCGTGCAGCGCGACGACGCGTCGAGCCCCACGGGCGTGCGGATGAACTTCGACGCCCAGAAGCTCCCCCTCCGCGGCGGCGTGACCCCGCTGGACGTCACCCCCTACAACGCGGCGGACGGCGTCTCCCCCGTCTCCTCGATCCTCCTCCACTTCGGCCGCGAGATCGACACCGAGCCCCTCCCGAACCAGCACGAGCTCGACCAGTCCATCCGCGACGACTGCCCCATCGCGCTCATCGACCAGCAGACCGGCGCGCGCGTCCCCTTCTTCGCCGAGATGGACCGCAACGCCAAGGACGACCAGATCGACCGCTCCGCGCTCATCCTGCGCCCCGTCGCCCCGATGGAGATGGGCCACCGGCACGTCGTGCTCGTGCGCCGCGGCCTCAAGGACACCGCGGGCAAGGAGATCGAGCCCACCGCCGCCTTCAAGGCCCTGGTGAGCGGCGAGAGCACGAGCAGCAAGGACCTGGAGGCCCTGCGCCCCCGCTACGAAAGCATCTTCACCCTCGCGGAGAGCTCGGGCTTCACCTCGGGCGAGCTGCTCACCGCCTTCGACTTCATGGTCGCCAGCCGCGACTTCGTGCTCGGCCCCATCCTCAGCATGCGCGAGCGCGCCCTGGAGATGGTGGGCACCACCGGGCTCCCCTACAAGATCACCGAGATCCAGGAGGACCCCAACGAGCACATGGCGAAGATCGTCTTCGGCGAGTTCGAGGTCCCCACCTTCCTGCGCGACGACGACAGCATCGAGCACGACGCCGACCACGTCCCCGTGCTCCAGACCCCGAACAAATCCTACCCCTTCACCCTGCTCGTCCCGAAGAAGGCCGCCGACGGCCCGCTCCCGCTCGTCGTGCTCGGCCACGGCATCTTCGGCTCGGGCCGCTCCTTCCTGACCAGCGGTGGCGACGGCGCCGCCATCCAGCAGATCGCCAACGATCAGGGCGCCGTGG is part of the Chondromyces crocatus genome and encodes:
- a CDS encoding LysR family transcriptional regulator, coding for MLDELKHFLLIVDHGTFTEAARRAHLSQPALTASVHRLEGWFGARLLSRGPGGAAPTAAGAALVPRARAALAAVEDGRRAVAEIEGLHAGEVRLGAGATACTYFLPPVLAKFRAKHPAVRFLLREATADEVLSALHEGTLDLGLVVSDEGELWREDELILVASPALASPERAPFVTFGRGSSTRTLLEQHFPGAQVVMELGSIASVKGNVRAGIGIALVSRQAVEHDLSVGRLVEVPHPATPIVRPLRIVHRGLDRLPPAAARLRAMLLARRQPSG